One part of the Lycium ferocissimum isolate CSIRO_LF1 chromosome 8, AGI_CSIRO_Lferr_CH_V1, whole genome shotgun sequence genome encodes these proteins:
- the LOC132066676 gene encoding uncharacterized protein LOC132066676 produces the protein MGFKSLQDVSKALFSKLWWNFRTKQSLWRMYMSNKYLKKEHAVTVQWKRGTYIWRKLIQCRDIVEKEIWWQVKQGLHLQEKTRTQDFSIIQIACTIIQVGYKRVICTWTSSIKVIRCVVLASYDAQPIESLILSYQMQKYSEKRLKPVKQQQL, from the exons ATGGGTTTCAAGAGCTTGCAAGATGTCTCTAAGGCTTTGTTctcaaaactttggtggaattttagGACCAAACAATCATTATGGAGGATGTATATGAGTAACAAATACCTTAAAAAAGAACATGCAGTGACTGTTCAGTGGAAAAGAGGGACATATATTTGGAGGAAACTGATCCAGTGCAGAGACATAGTAGAAAAGGAGATTTGGTGGCAAGTGAAACAAG GACTACATTtgcaagagaaaacaagaaccCAAGATTTTTCAATAATACAAATAGCCTGTACAATCATACAAGTGGGTTACAAGAGAGTAATTTGCACTTGGACCAGTTCAATAAAAGTGATTCGGTGTGTGGTATTAGCGTCGTATGATGCTCAACCTATTGAATCATTGATATTGAGCTACCAAATGCAAAAATACTCTGAAAAAAGACTCAAACCAGTGAAACAACAACAGTTATAG
- the LOC132067423 gene encoding actin-related protein 2/3 complex subunit 1A-like — protein MAATSVHKFAQCITCHAWSPDLSMIALCPNNSEVHIYKLSEDKWERVHVLEKHDQIVSGIDWSCRSNKIVTVSHDRNSYVWNQESTGWVPTLVILRLNRAALCVQWSPKENKFAVGSGAKTVCICYYEQENNWWVSKLIRKRHDSSVTSIAWHPNNILLATTSTDGKCRVFSTFIKGVDAKDSAMGNSADTKFGEQIVQLDLCFCWSFGVRWSPSGNTLAYVGHNSMIYFVDEVGPSAAAQSVAIRDLPLRDVLFLSERMVVGVGFDCNPMVFVADESGLWSFLRFLDERKAASSSAKYGSQFSEAFGKFYGQSKFSASNNVEQSRGAHDNCINCILPLAKQRKSSVTRFTTSGLDGKVVTWDLQKQEDLLDYL, from the exons ATGGCAGCAACTTCAGTACATAAGTTTGCTCAGTGCATTACATGTCATGCTTGGAGTCCTGATTTATCCA TGATTGCACTTTGTCCTAACAACAGTGAAGTACATATTTATAAGCTATCCGAAGACAAGTGGGAGAGGGTCCATGTTCTTGAAAAG CATGACCAAATTGTTTCTGGGATAGATTGGAGTTGCAGATCTAACAAAATAGTCACTGTTTCTCATGATCGTAATTC ATATGTTTGGAACCAAGAAAGCACAGGGTGGGTTCCTACTCTGGTTATTCTCAGGCTAAATCGTGCAGCACTTTGTGTGCAGTGGAGTCCAAAAG AAAACAAGTTTGCTGTTGGAAGTGGAGCTAAAACTGTTTGTATATGCTACTACGAGCAAGAAAATAACTG GTGGGTGAGTAAGCTTATCAGGAAAAGGCATGATTCATCTGTGACAAGTATTGCCTGGCATCCGAATAAT ATTCTCCTAGCAACAACGTCCACTGATGGTAAATGTCGAGTATTTTCAACATTCATTAAAGGGGTCGATGCAAA AGACTCTGCAATGGGGAATTCTGCAGATACCAAATTTGGAGAG CAAATTGTCCAGCTTGATCTGTGCTTTTGCTGGTCTTTTGGTGTCAGATGGTCCCCAAGTGGCAATACCTTGGCATATGTAG GTCATAACTCAATGATATATTttgttgatgaagttggtcCCTCTGCTGCAGCACAAAGTGTAGCAATCCGTGATTTGCCTCTTCGTGAT GTATTGTTTCTTTCTGAAAGGATGGTTGTTGGAGTGGGATTTGATTGCAACCCGATGGTATTTGTAGCAGATGAAAGTGGTTTGTG GAGTTTCCTGAGATTCCTTGATGAACGGAAAGCAGCGTCTTCAAGTGCCAAATATGGATCACAG TTTTCGGAAGCATTTGGGAAATTCTATGGTCAATCAAAGTTTTCAGCCAGCAACAACGTTGAGCAATCAAGAGGCGCTCATGACAACTGTATCAA TTGCATATTACCACTTGCAAAACAGAGAAAATCTAGTGTCACCCGTTTCACCACTTCAG GACTTGACGGAAAGGTTGTGACATGGGATCTGCAGAAGCAAGAAGATTTATTGGACTATCTATGA